The following proteins are encoded in a genomic region of Oncorhynchus keta strain PuntledgeMale-10-30-2019 chromosome 8, Oket_V2, whole genome shotgun sequence:
- the LOC118386722 gene encoding gamma-aminobutyric acid receptor subunit rho-1-like: MPTDILLLLLLLASVVGASVRSVGPRGHVLQNYRQIRFKREVQLAVKGHEKVGSPILRRIPDITKNTMSNSERLLSINDHDFTMRPGFGGPAVPVGVDVQVESLDTISEVDMDFTMTLYIRHYWKDERLSFHSTTNKSMTFDGRLVKKIWVPDMFFVHSKKSFTHDTTTDNVMLRVYPDGKVLYSQRVTVTSMCSMDLSRFPLDTQTCSLEIESYAYTDDDLMLYWKKGNNSLSTDENISLSQFLIQEFQTTSKLAFYSSTGWYNRLYITFTLRRHIFFFLLQTYFPATLMVMLSWVSFWIDRRAVPARVPLGITTVLTMSTIITGVNASMPRVSYIKAVDIYLWVSFVFVFLSVIEYAAVNYLSTVQERKEKKLRERLPCTCGMTHPGMMGSYSEEDVNNTGNYGCMLEENGAMKQQRMMVHLDIEENNQITGHVGSSAYSSMWVDTHAIDKYSRVIFPGSYTLFNIIYWSCYL; the protein is encoded by the exons ATTCAAAAGAGAAGTACAGTTGGCAGTAAAAGGACATGAAAAGGTTGGCAG CCCTATACTGAGAAGGATTCCAGATATCACCAAAAACACCATGAGTAATTCAGAACGGCTCTTAAGCATAAATGATCACGACTTCACAATGAGGCCTGGCTTTGGAG GACCTGCTGTTCCAGTTGGAGTTGATGTTCAGGTGGAAAGTCTGGACACGATCTCAGAAGTTGACATG GACTTCACCATGACCCTGTATATTAGACACTACTGGAAAGACGAGCGCCTCTCTTTCCACAGCACCACCAATAAGAGCATGACCTTTGACGGGCGCCTGGTCAAGAAGATCTGGGTGCCAGACATGTTCTTTGTCCACTCCAAGAAGTCTTTCACACACGACACCACCACAGATAATGTCATGCTGAGAGTCTACCCCGATGGCAAGGTGCTCTACAGCCAAAG GGTGACAGTGACATCAATGTGCAGCATGGACTTGAGTCGCTTCCCTCTGGACACACAGACCTGCTCCCTGGAGAtcgagagct ATGCGTACACGGATGACGATCTGATGCTCTACTGGAAGAAAGGGAACAATTCCCTGAGCACTGATGAAAATAtctccctctcccagttcctcatcCAGGAGTTCCAAACCACCTCAAAACTAGCCTTCTACAGCAGCACAG GCTGGTACAACCGTCTGTATATCACCTTCACCCTGCGACGCCACATCTTCTTCTTCCTGCTCCAGACCTACTTCCCTGCGACTCTGATGGTCATGTTGTCCTGGGTGTCCTTCTGGATCGACCGCCGGGCCGTCCCGGCCAGGGTTCCTCTGG GTATCACCACGGTGCTCACCATGTCCACCATCATCACTGGAGTCAACGCCTCCATGCCCAGGGTTTCCTACATCAAAGCTGTGGACATTTACCTCTGGGTCAGCTTTGTGTTTGTGTTCCTATCGGTGATAGAGTACGCTGCAGTGAACTACCTGTCTACGGTGCAAGAACGGAAGGAAAAAAAGCTACGAGAAAGG ctGCCCTGCACCTGTGGCATGACCCACCCGGGCATGATGGGCAGCTACAGCGAGGAGGACGTCAACAACACGGGGAACTATGGCTGTATGCTCGAGGAGAACGGCGCCATGAAGCAGCAGAGGATGATGGTCCATCTGGACATTGAGGAGAACAACCAAATCACAGGACATGTGGGCTCCAGTGCCTACAGCAGCATGTGGGTCGACACCCACGCCATAGACAAGTACTCCCGGGTCATTTTTCCTGGGTCGTATACTCTGTTTAACATCATCTACTGGTCCTGCTATCTCTAA